The Paenibacillus sp. G2S3 region CGTAGATGGAAGTGGAGTTTCGGAGCTGGAGACGGATGTTCCTTTTTTGAATCATATGCTGGATTTGTTTACAAAGCACGGCCAGTTTGACCTGTCTGTACAGGCCCGTGGAGATATTGAAATTGATGACCACCACACGGTTGAAGACATCGGGATCTGCCTAGGTCAAGCGCTGCACGAAGCACTTGGTGATAAAAAGGGAATCAAACGTTATGCGAGTGTTTTTGTACCGATGGATGAGGCATTAGCGCAGGTTGTGATCGATATCAGCAATCGCCCGCACTTTGAATATCGCGCAACGTATCCTTCACAGCAGGTGGGCAGCTTTTCGACGGAGCTTGTTCAGGAATTCTTATGGAAGTTCGCGCTGGAAGCTCGGATCACGCTGCATGTGATCGTACACTACGGTTCTAACACACATCACATGATTGAGGCTGTATTCAAGGCGCTCGGGCGGGCGCTCGATGAAGCGACACTGATTGATCCACGTGTGAAGGGTGTGCCTTCTACGAAGGGAGTGCTGTAGCATGACTGTTGCAATCGTCGATTATGGCATGGGCAACCTGCACAGTGTGAGCAAGGCGGTGGAACGTCTCGGTTATGAATGTGTAGTGACGGGTGAAGCCGAGCAAATTCTCGCTGCTGATAGTGTCATTCTGCCTGGTGTCGGTGCATTTGGCGATGCGATGGAGCAGCTGCGGGAAAGTGGTTTGGATCGTGTGGTCAAACAAGTAGCTGCGGGAACCCAGCCGCTGCTAGGGATCTGTCTTGGTATGCAGCTACTGTTTAGCAGCAGTGAAGAGCATGGTAGCCATGAGGGACTAGATATTCTCTCAGGCTCAGTAGTGCGATTCGCTCCTAGAGATGGCTATAAGGTGCCGCATATGGGGTGGAACAAGCTCAGCTTTAGACAGCCGGAGAATCCGCTTTTTGTTGGCCTTGAAGAGGGGCATGTGTATTTTGTCCACTCTTATCATGCGCTTGTAGCAAAAGAGAGTGATCTGCTAGCTGTCACCGATTATGGTTACCCAGTCACAGCTATTGTGGGGCAAAATAATGTGTTCGGCATGCAGTTCCACCCGGAGAAGAGCGGGGAGCTAGGAATCAAGCTGCTGGGTAATTTTTTGAAATATAAGGGAGAGCGGGCGTAAGCCGCGCTATAAATATAATGTAACGAAAGTGGGGAGCGCCAAATGTCTTCTTTTATTGTATATCCGGCGATTGATATCCGGGATGGAAAATGCGTCAGGCTGCAGCAAGGGGATTACAGTCAGGAAACGATATACAATGATAGTCCACTGAAGGTGGCAAAATCATGGGAAGAGCAAGGCGGAAAGTTCATTCATTTGGTCGATTTAGACGGCGCGAAAGCAGGTCATCCTGTGAATGATGCGATTATCGGCGCTATTGCTGCTAATGCTAATGTGCCTGTTCAGGTGGGCGGTGGCCTTCGTAATCTTACAGACGTGGAAAAATTGCTTGGGCTTGGCGTCAGCCGCGTTATTATAGGAACTGCAGCGATTAACGATCATGCTTTTACCGAAGCGGTATTGGCTAAATACGGTGATAAAGTAGCTATCGGCATTGATGCGCGTAACGGCTATGTTGCGACACATGGCTGGTTGAACACCTCTGAGGTACGTGCTGAGGACCTGGCTAAGGAACTGGCTGCAAAAGGAGCCGAGACGTTCATTTACACCGACATCTCCCGCGACGGGATGATGCAGGGTCCGAACGTGGACGGTATCCTGTCCATGGCACAGGCCAGTGGTAAAACGGTGATCGCCTCCGGCGGAGTCACCAGTCTTGATGATCTGTTACGTCTGAACGTACACAGCGGCAGCGGTGTGGGCGGAGCTATTGTTGGCAAGGCGTTGTACACGGGCAATATTAATCTTTCTGAAGCTTTGCAGGCGCTCGGGCAAAAATAGTGTTGGATGTGTGCCGTTAGTTGACGAACCTCACTAATTATCTCATTTTCGCTCTGCG contains the following coding sequences:
- the hisA gene encoding 1-(5-phosphoribosyl)-5-[(5-phosphoribosylamino)methylideneamino]imidazole-4-carboxamide isomerase — protein: MSSFIVYPAIDIRDGKCVRLQQGDYSQETIYNDSPLKVAKSWEEQGGKFIHLVDLDGAKAGHPVNDAIIGAIAANANVPVQVGGGLRNLTDVEKLLGLGVSRVIIGTAAINDHAFTEAVLAKYGDKVAIGIDARNGYVATHGWLNTSEVRAEDLAKELAAKGAETFIYTDISRDGMMQGPNVDGILSMAQASGKTVIASGGVTSLDDLLRLNVHSGSGVGGAIVGKALYTGNINLSEALQALGQK
- the hisB gene encoding imidazoleglycerol-phosphate dehydratase HisB, with the translated sequence MENNNEQALRQAGLSRKTNETDIKLALNVDGSGVSELETDVPFLNHMLDLFTKHGQFDLSVQARGDIEIDDHHTVEDIGICLGQALHEALGDKKGIKRYASVFVPMDEALAQVVIDISNRPHFEYRATYPSQQVGSFSTELVQEFLWKFALEARITLHVIVHYGSNTHHMIEAVFKALGRALDEATLIDPRVKGVPSTKGVL
- the hisH gene encoding imidazole glycerol phosphate synthase subunit HisH, encoding MTVAIVDYGMGNLHSVSKAVERLGYECVVTGEAEQILAADSVILPGVGAFGDAMEQLRESGLDRVVKQVAAGTQPLLGICLGMQLLFSSSEEHGSHEGLDILSGSVVRFAPRDGYKVPHMGWNKLSFRQPENPLFVGLEEGHVYFVHSYHALVAKESDLLAVTDYGYPVTAIVGQNNVFGMQFHPEKSGELGIKLLGNFLKYKGERA